The genomic DNA TCCTTCGAACTGCAGTCGACCGTCTTGGGTTCGAACATATAGCGTTCGGCCAAGATGCGAACCTGCGGCGCCATCGTTGCCGAAAGCAGCAACGTTTGCCGGTCTTTAGGACATTTTCGCAGGATCCGTTCGATCTGCGGACGGAACCCGATATCGAGCATCCGGTCGGCCTCATCCAGCACCACGCACCAGATGTCATGGGTTTTGAAGGTCCCGCGCTGCAGATGGTCGTGCACGCGGCCGGGCGTCCCGACAACGACCTGCACGCCATCGCTTAACTGCTGGGTCTGCTTGCGAAGGTTCTTACCGCCTGCCAATACGGCGATGCTGGTAGGCACCCCCTTCGCCAAGCGGGTCAGTTCCTGCCCGACCTGATCGGCCAGTTCGCGCGTCGGCACCAGAATCAGGGCTTGCGGCAGGCAGCGATCCTCTAACGGATCGAGTTGTTCCAGGATCGGAATGCCGAACGCGGCGGTCTTGCCGGTACCGGTCCGCGCTTGGCCGATCACATCCTCCCCTTCCAACGCAAGCGGGATCAGCCCCGCTTGGATTGGTGACGGGTTCTCGAACTGGCATATCTTTAACGCCCGAAGCATGATGGGCGAAAGATCGAGATCGCTGAAGGACAGCGATGGCTCCGAAGAGGTTGATTCCATGTTTTGACTGAGAATGGAGACGCGTTCGCGCGACGAAGGCACCGGCCTATCCAGTGCTGACGTTGTTTGCAGGAAATTTTGTACCGTAAGTTGTAGTGGGAATCAAAGCCTTTGACCATCGGGCTAATTCCGAGGTGGGCTGGAAGACCAAGACGCCAGCCCCTCAAAAGCACTGACTTATGAACAAACCAGCGCTTTCACAGACATTGATTGCCGCTTGCCAACGCGAGGGATTACTTGTCCCGCGGGCGTAGATTCTGCGGCAACTCGACTTCGATCTCCACCAGTTTATTGAGCTCACCATCGGCTTGCTTGTGCAACTCGAACGCGTCGTACAGCTG from Rosistilla carotiformis includes the following:
- a CDS encoding DEAD/DEAH box helicase, producing MESTSSEPSLSFSDLDLSPIMLRALKICQFENPSPIQAGLIPLALEGEDVIGQARTGTGKTAAFGIPILEQLDPLEDRCLPQALILVPTRELADQVGQELTRLAKGVPTSIAVLAGGKNLRKQTQQLSDGVQVVVGTPGRVHDHLQRGTFKTHDIWCVVLDEADRMLDIGFRPQIERILRKCPKDRQTLLLSATMAPQVRILAERYMFEPKTVDCSSKDMSVETIEQHYFTVDADKRLELLMRLLDRETPEQVIIFCRTKRGTDKLHRKLSEKYDGVGCMHGDMQQRERDRVIKQLRSKDLKVLVATDVVGRGIDITTISHIINFDVPQDCDDYVHRVGRTGRMGRDGVAYTFIVPGEGDVLTSIEQRINKQLIKDVMDGFDHPVPVNRVAQAQEAEKPKEPGRPKLNRIVRHTRKRF